Within Pseudomonas sp. LBUM920, the genomic segment ATCGGGGATCAAAAACATCCGTGTAGATTTGGATCCCATTTAACGCCTTTCCACTTGTCCTTTTCAAGGCCCGCACCCTTCTGACCAATGTCACTGGCGTATTTTTGCAAAACAGGAATAATCCTTGCCTGTTTTTCAGGTGATGGCCTACCCGGCCGCCACCTTTGTGCGCCGTCTACCCGGCTCAGCGCACCTGATTATTTGGAGATACACAATGTCTACCTCCCCTGTCACCTTGATGGTTGCGCGCCGCGTGGCCAAAGGGCGTTATGAAGAATTGATGGCCTGGCTGTGTGAAGGCGAGCAATTGGCCACTGACTTCCCCGGTTACCTGGGTTCCGGTGTACTGGCTCCGCCGCCCCATGACGACGAGTTTCAAATCATCTTCCGCTTTGCCGACGAAAAAACCCTGCACGCCTGGGAGTTTTCCGCCTCGCGCAGTACCTGGTTGAGCCGTGGCAGCGAGCTGTTCGCCGACCCGTCCGAGCATCGCGTCAGTGGCATCGATGGCTGGTTCGGCGCCGTGGGTGCACGGCCGCCGCGCTGGAAACAGGCTGTGGCGATCTGGCTGGCGTTTTTCCCGGTGTCGCTGCTGTTCAACTTCGTCCTGGGGCCGCTGCTCAACGAATTGGACCTGGCCCCACGCGTGCTGGTCAGCACCCTGGCGCTCACGCCCTTGATGGTTTTCTGGTTCATTCCCTTGTCGACGCACCTGCTGGCGAACTGGCTGCACCCCACACCGCCGACGCGCAAGGTCGCCGAAGCTGCCGCTTGAGTACAGGGGCGGCCGGTCGCTGGTATAGTTTCAGCCTGCCAGCGACTTGAGCCTCCCATGACTGCAACGAACGCCCCGATCCTGATCACCGGTGCCGGCCAGCGTGTCGGTCTGCATTGCGCCGAGCGCCTGCTGGACGAGGGCCAGCCGGTTATTTTCAGCTACCGCAGCGAGCGTCCAGGCGTTGAGGCCTTGCGCGAGCGTGGCGCGGTCGGCGTGTTTGCCGACTTCTCCAGTGAAGCCGGGATTCTGGCCTTCATCGC encodes:
- a CDS encoding antibiotic biosynthesis monooxygenase — its product is MSTSPVTLMVARRVAKGRYEELMAWLCEGEQLATDFPGYLGSGVLAPPPHDDEFQIIFRFADEKTLHAWEFSASRSTWLSRGSELFADPSEHRVSGIDGWFGAVGARPPRWKQAVAIWLAFFPVSLLFNFVLGPLLNELDLAPRVLVSTLALTPLMVFWFIPLSTHLLANWLHPTPPTRKVAEAAA